In Pseudomonas fluorescens, the following are encoded in one genomic region:
- a CDS encoding amino acid aminotransferase encodes MHFDAIGRVPGDPILGLMEAYAQDPNPRKFDLGVGVYKDAQGLTPILESVKLAEQRLVDRQSTKTYIGGHGEPAFGKAINELVLGADSKLISAQRAGATQTPGGTGALRLSADFIAQCLPGRGVWLSNPTWPIHETIFAAAKVKVSHYPYVGSDNRLDVDGMLAALNEAPKGDVVLLHACCHNPTGFDLSQDDWQRVLEVVRKRELLPLIDFAYQGFGDGLEQDAWSTRLFAAELPELLITSSCSKNFGLYRDRTGALIVCAKTADKLTDIRSQLANIARNLWSTPPDHGAAVVATILGDPELKNLWADEVEAMRLRIAQLRSGLVEALEPHGLRERFAHIGVQRGMFSYTGLSPDQVKNLRDHHSVYMVSSGRANVAGIDATRLDLLAEAIASVCK; translated from the coding sequence ATGCATTTCGACGCCATCGGTCGAGTGCCTGGCGACCCGATCCTGGGCCTGATGGAGGCCTACGCGCAGGACCCGAACCCGCGAAAGTTCGATTTGGGCGTGGGTGTCTACAAAGACGCCCAGGGCCTGACGCCGATTCTTGAGTCGGTGAAACTTGCCGAGCAGCGCCTGGTGGATCGCCAGTCGACCAAGACCTACATCGGTGGTCACGGCGAACCGGCGTTCGGCAAGGCCATCAATGAACTGGTGCTGGGTGCCGACTCGAAGCTGATCAGCGCACAACGCGCCGGCGCCACCCAGACTCCGGGCGGCACCGGGGCTTTGCGTCTGAGCGCGGACTTCATCGCCCAATGCCTGCCGGGGCGTGGTGTGTGGCTGAGCAATCCGACCTGGCCGATCCACGAAACGATTTTTGCGGCAGCCAAGGTCAAGGTCAGCCACTACCCGTACGTGGGCAGCGACAACCGGCTCGACGTCGACGGCATGCTGGCGGCGCTCAATGAAGCGCCCAAGGGTGACGTGGTGTTGCTACACGCCTGCTGCCACAACCCGACCGGTTTCGACCTGTCCCAGGATGACTGGCAGAGGGTGCTGGAGGTAGTACGCAAGCGCGAACTGCTGCCACTGATCGACTTCGCGTATCAAGGATTCGGCGATGGCCTGGAACAGGATGCCTGGTCGACCCGGTTGTTCGCCGCCGAGTTGCCGGAACTGCTGATCACCAGTTCCTGCTCGAAGAACTTCGGCCTGTACCGCGACCGCACCGGCGCGCTGATTGTCTGCGCGAAAACCGCCGACAAGCTCACCGACATCCGCAGCCAGCTGGCCAACATCGCCCGCAACCTGTGGTCGACGCCGCCGGATCACGGTGCGGCCGTGGTCGCGACCATCCTCGGCGACCCGGAACTGAAGAACCTCTGGGCCGACGAAGTGGAAGCCATGCGCCTGCGTATCGCCCAACTGCGCAGCGGTCTGGTGGAAGCGCTGGAGCCTCACGGTTTGCGCGAGCGCTTTGCGCACATTGGCGTGCAACGCGGGATGTTCTCCTACACCGGTCTGTCGCCGGATCAAGTGAAGAACCTGCGGGATCATCACAGCGTTTATATGGTCAGTTCGGGCCGGGCCAACGTGGCGGGGATTGATGCCACGCGTCTGGATCTGCTGGCCGAGGCGATTGCCAGCGTCTGCAAGTAA
- a CDS encoding 4a-hydroxytetrahydrobiopterin dehydratase: MTALTQAHCEACRADAPQVSDEELPILIKQIPDWNIEVRDSIMQLEKVFLFKNFKHALAFTNAVGEISEAEGHHPGLLTEWGKVTVTWWSHSIKGLHRNDFIMAARTDEVAKDAEGRK, from the coding sequence ATGACCGCATTAACTCAAGCCCATTGCGAAGCCTGCCGCGCCGATGCTCCACAAGTCAGCGACGAAGAACTGCCGATCCTGATCAAGCAGATCCCGGACTGGAACATCGAAGTACGTGACAGCATCATGCAGCTGGAAAAGGTCTTCCTGTTCAAGAACTTCAAGCACGCCCTGGCGTTCACCAACGCCGTCGGTGAAATCTCCGAGGCCGAAGGCCACCATCCGGGCCTGCTGACCGAGTGGGGCAAAGTGACCGTGACCTGGTGGAGCCACTCGATCAAGGGCCTGCACCGCAACGACTTCATCATGGCCGCGCGCACTGACGAAGTAGCCAAGGACGCTGAGGGGCGCAAGTAA
- the phhA gene encoding phenylalanine 4-monooxygenase: MKQTQYVAREPDAQGFIDYPAEEHAVWNTLITRQLKVIEGRACQEYLDGIEKLGLPHDRIPQLGEINKVLGETTGWQVARVPALIPFQTFFELLASKQFPVATFIRTREELDYLQEPDIFHEIFGHCPLLTNPWFAEFTHTYGKLGLKASKEERVYLARLYWMTIEFGLVDTPQGQRIYGGGILSSPKETVYCLSDEPEHQAFDPLECMRTPYRIDILQPLYFALPNLKRLFDLAHEDIMGMVKHAMQMGLHTPKFPPKPKAA, translated from the coding sequence ATGAAGCAGACGCAATACGTGGCTCGCGAGCCCGATGCGCAAGGTTTTATCGACTACCCCGCCGAAGAACACGCGGTGTGGAACACGCTGATCACTCGTCAACTGAAAGTGATCGAAGGGCGTGCGTGCCAGGAGTACCTGGACGGTATCGAAAAACTCGGTCTGCCCCACGACCGCATTCCTCAACTCGGCGAAATCAACAAGGTCCTGGGTGAAACCACCGGCTGGCAGGTTGCCCGGGTTCCCGCACTGATTCCCTTCCAGACCTTTTTCGAATTGCTCGCCAGCAAGCAGTTTCCGGTGGCGACCTTCATTCGTACTCGCGAAGAACTGGACTACCTGCAAGAGCCGGACATTTTCCACGAGATCTTCGGTCACTGCCCGCTGCTGACCAACCCGTGGTTCGCCGAGTTCACCCACACCTACGGCAAACTCGGCCTCAAGGCGTCCAAGGAAGAACGCGTGTACCTGGCGCGCCTGTACTGGATGACCATCGAATTCGGCCTGGTCGACACCCCGCAAGGCCAGCGCATCTACGGCGGCGGCATTCTGTCTTCTCCGAAAGAGACCGTGTATTGCCTGTCGGACGAGCCTGAGCATCAGGCGTTCGATCCGCTGGAATGCATGCGCACGCCCTATCGCATCGACATCTTGCAGCCACTGTACTTCGCGCTGCCAAATCTCAAGCGTCTGTTCGACCTCGCTCACGAAGACATCATGGGCATGGTCAAGCACGCGATGCAGATGGGTCTGCACACACCAAAATTTCCGCCAAAACCAAAAGCCGCGTGA
- a CDS encoding sigma-54-dependent phenylalanine hydroxylase transcriptional regulator PhhR, whose product MRIKVHCQNRIGILRDILNLLVEYGINVARGEVGGEHGNAIYLHCPNLINIQFQALRPKFEAIAGVFGVKRVGLMPSERRHMELNALLGALEFPVLSIDMGGSIVAANRAAAQLLGVRVDEVPGIPLSRYAEDFDLPELVRANKSRINGLRVKVKGDVFLADIAPLQSEHDDSEAMAGAVLTLHRADRVGERIYNVRKQELRGFDSIFQSSKVMAAVVREARRMAPLDAPLLIEGETGTGKELLARACHLASPRGQSPLMALNCAGLPESMAETELFGYGPGAFEGARAEGKLGLLELTAGGTLFLDGVGEMSPRLQVKLLRFLQDGCFRRVGSDEEVYLDVRVICATQVDLSELCARGEFRQDLYHRLNVLSLHIPPLRECLDGLTPLVEHFLDQASRQIGCPLPKLAPAAMERLSHYHWPGNVRQLENVLFQAVSLCDGGTVKAEHIRLPDYGVRQPLGDFSLEGGLDEIVGRFEKAVLERLYSEHPSSRQLGKRLGVSHTTIANKLREYEVGKTES is encoded by the coding sequence ATGCGTATCAAAGTCCACTGCCAGAACCGCATCGGCATCCTGCGCGACATTCTCAACCTTTTGGTGGAGTACGGGATCAACGTGGCCCGCGGTGAGGTGGGCGGTGAGCATGGCAATGCCATCTACCTGCATTGCCCGAACCTGATCAACATTCAGTTCCAGGCCCTGCGCCCGAAATTCGAAGCGATTGCCGGGGTGTTTGGCGTCAAGCGTGTCGGGCTGATGCCCAGCGAGCGTCGGCATATGGAGCTCAATGCTCTGCTCGGTGCGCTGGAGTTTCCGGTGCTGTCGATCGACATGGGCGGTTCCATCGTCGCGGCCAACCGGGCAGCGGCGCAGTTGCTCGGGGTGCGGGTCGACGAGGTGCCGGGGATTCCCCTGTCGCGCTACGCCGAAGATTTCGATTTGCCGGAACTGGTGCGCGCCAACAAATCGCGGATCAACGGGCTGCGGGTCAAGGTCAAGGGTGACGTGTTCCTGGCCGATATCGCGCCACTGCAATCGGAGCATGACGACAGCGAAGCCATGGCCGGTGCGGTGCTGACGTTGCACCGTGCTGACCGGGTGGGCGAGCGCATCTACAACGTGCGCAAGCAGGAATTGCGTGGCTTCGACAGCATCTTCCAAAGCTCGAAAGTCATGGCCGCTGTGGTGCGCGAAGCACGACGCATGGCGCCGCTGGATGCGCCGCTATTGATAGAAGGGGAAACCGGCACCGGCAAAGAGTTGCTGGCGCGGGCCTGCCATCTGGCCAGCCCGCGTGGGCAGTCGCCGTTGATGGCGCTCAACTGCGCCGGTCTGCCGGAGTCCATGGCCGAGACGGAATTGTTCGGTTACGGCCCGGGTGCCTTTGAAGGGGCGCGGGCCGAAGGCAAGCTCGGGCTGCTGGAGCTGACGGCGGGCGGTACGCTGTTTCTCGATGGCGTTGGGGAAATGAGCCCGCGCTTGCAGGTGAAGTTGCTGCGCTTTTTGCAGGACGGTTGCTTCCGTCGTGTAGGCAGTGATGAAGAGGTCTACCTCGACGTGCGAGTGATCTGTGCGACCCAGGTCGACCTGTCCGAATTGTGCGCTCGCGGCGAGTTCCGCCAGGACCTCTATCACCGCTTGAATGTGTTGTCGCTGCACATCCCGCCGTTGCGCGAATGCCTCGACGGTTTGACGCCGCTGGTGGAGCACTTCCTCGATCAGGCCAGCCGGCAGATTGGTTGCCCGTTACCGAAGCTGGCTCCGGCGGCCATGGAGCGGCTTAGTCATTACCATTGGCCGGGTAACGTACGGCAACTGGAGAACGTGCTGTTCCAGGCGGTTTCCCTGTGCGACGGCGGCACAGTCAAGGCCGAGCATATTCGCCTGCCGGATTACGGCGTGCGTCAGCCCCTTGGCGATTTTTCGCTGGAGGGGGGGCTGGACGAGATCGTCGGGCGTTTCGAGAAGGCGGTGCTGGAGCGGCTGTATTCCGAGCATCCGAGCAGTCGGCAACTGGGCAAGCGGCTGGGGGTTTCGCATACCACCATTGCCAACAAGTTGCGTGAATATGAGGTGGGCAAGACTGAGTCATAG
- a CDS encoding flagellar basal body rod protein FlgF: MDKYLYVAMTGASQNALAQKAHANNLANISTNGFQKDLEQARSMPVFGDSFPARAFAMSERPATDFSPGSLVETGRDLDVAVQGNGWIAVQTPDGGESYVRTGSLNVDALGVLRAGNGMPVMGNGGPIAVPPEQQIEVGEDGTISIRAMGEGPRVMAEVDRIKLVNPDLKNMTKGLDGSIHTKDGAPAQADAGVKLVSGFLESSNVNAVEEMTSVLALSKQFELHIKMMNTAKDDDQAMARVLQIS; the protein is encoded by the coding sequence GTGGACAAGTACCTTTATGTGGCAATGACCGGCGCCAGCCAGAATGCACTGGCGCAAAAGGCGCATGCCAACAACCTGGCGAACATCTCCACTAACGGCTTCCAGAAAGACCTGGAGCAGGCCCGTTCGATGCCGGTGTTCGGTGACAGCTTTCCGGCGCGTGCGTTTGCCATGTCCGAACGCCCGGCCACCGATTTTTCCCCTGGCTCACTGGTGGAAACCGGTCGCGACCTCGACGTCGCCGTGCAAGGCAACGGCTGGATTGCCGTGCAGACGCCCGATGGCGGTGAAAGCTACGTGCGCACCGGCAGCCTGAACGTTGACGCCCTGGGCGTGCTGCGCGCCGGCAACGGCATGCCGGTCATGGGCAATGGCGGGCCGATTGCCGTGCCGCCGGAGCAGCAGATCGAAGTCGGCGAGGACGGCACCATCAGCATCCGCGCGATGGGCGAAGGTCCCCGGGTGATGGCTGAAGTCGACCGCATCAAGCTGGTCAATCCGGACCTCAAGAACATGACCAAGGGCCTGGATGGTTCGATCCACACCAAGGACGGCGCGCCTGCGCAGGCCGATGCCGGCGTCAAGCTGGTGTCCGGGTTCCTCGAGTCGAGCAACGTCAATGCCGTGGAAGAGATGACCTCGGTACTGGCCTTGTCCAAGCAGTTCGAGCTGCACATCAAGATGATGAACACCGCCAAAGACGATGACCAGGCCATGGCTCGGGTCTTGCAGATCAGCTAA
- the flgG gene encoding flagellar basal-body rod protein FlgG, producing MLPALWVAKTGLSAQDTNLTTISNNLANVSTTGFKRDRAEFQDLLYQIKRQPGAQSTQDSELPSGLQLGTGVRIVGTQKNFTAGSLQTTEQPLDMAIDGRGFFQILQPDGTTSYTRDGTFHLDSNGQIVNASGFALEPAIVIPNEAQTFTVGRDGTVSITIAGNPAAQVIGNLQTADFINPAGLQAVGNNLFLETAASGAPQVGTPGLAGFGTTLQNTLETSNVSTVEEMVNMITTQRAYEMNSKVISTADQMLSFVTQNL from the coding sequence ATGCTTCCGGCTCTATGGGTTGCCAAGACAGGTCTGTCCGCCCAGGACACCAACCTGACGACCATTTCCAACAACCTGGCCAACGTGTCGACCACGGGTTTCAAACGTGACCGCGCCGAGTTCCAGGACCTGCTCTACCAGATCAAGCGCCAGCCTGGCGCCCAGTCGACCCAGGACAGCGAACTGCCGTCGGGTCTGCAACTGGGTACCGGTGTGCGCATCGTCGGCACCCAGAAAAACTTCACCGCCGGCAGCCTGCAAACCACCGAGCAGCCACTGGACATGGCCATCGACGGTCGCGGTTTCTTCCAGATCCTGCAACCGGATGGCACCACGTCCTACACCCGTGACGGTACCTTCCACTTGGACTCCAACGGCCAGATCGTCAACGCCAGCGGCTTTGCCCTGGAGCCGGCGATTGTCATTCCGAACGAAGCGCAGACCTTCACGGTCGGCCGCGACGGCACCGTGTCCATCACCATTGCCGGCAACCCGGCTGCCCAAGTGATCGGCAACCTGCAAACCGCCGACTTCATCAACCCGGCCGGCCTGCAGGCAGTGGGCAACAACCTGTTCCTGGAAACCGCCGCCAGCGGCGCACCGCAAGTCGGCACCCCGGGCCTGGCCGGTTTCGGCACCACGCTGCAGAACACCCTGGAAACGTCCAACGTCAGCACCGTTGAGGAGATGGTCAACATGATCACCACCCAGCGCGCCTACGAGATGAACTCCAAGGTGATCTCCACCGCCGACCAGATGCTCTCGTTCGTAACGCAGAATCTGTAA
- the flgH gene encoding flagellar basal body L-ring protein FlgH, with protein MNRYVSVLALSGITALAGCVPATPKPNDPYYAPVLPRTPLPAAANNGSIYQAGFEQNLYGDRKAFRVGDIITITLNERTQASKNANSQIGKNSKANIGLTSLFGSSATTNNPFGDGDLSLSASYEGDRATKGDSKAAQGNTLTGSITVTVADVLPNGIIAVRGEKWMTLNTGDELVRIAGLVRADDIATDNTVPSTRVADARITYSGTGSFADASQPGWFDRFFLSPLFPF; from the coding sequence ATGAATCGCTATGTATCTGTTCTGGCACTGAGTGGGATCACCGCGCTCGCAGGTTGCGTGCCTGCGACGCCCAAGCCCAATGACCCTTACTACGCTCCGGTGTTGCCGCGTACGCCGTTGCCGGCGGCGGCGAACAACGGTTCGATCTATCAGGCCGGTTTCGAACAGAACCTCTACGGCGACCGCAAGGCGTTCCGGGTCGGTGACATCATCACCATCACCCTGAACGAAAGGACCCAGGCCAGCAAAAACGCCAACTCGCAAATTGGCAAGAACAGCAAGGCCAACATCGGCCTGACTTCGCTGTTCGGCAGCAGCGCCACCACCAACAACCCGTTCGGTGATGGCGACCTGAGCCTGAGTGCCAGCTATGAAGGCGACCGCGCGACCAAGGGTGACAGCAAGGCGGCTCAGGGCAACACCCTGACCGGTTCGATCACGGTCACCGTCGCCGATGTGTTGCCCAACGGCATCATCGCGGTACGCGGCGAGAAGTGGATGACCCTCAACACCGGTGACGAACTGGTGCGGATTGCCGGCCTGGTTCGCGCCGATGACATCGCCACTGACAACACCGTGCCGTCGACCCGTGTCGCCGATGCGCGCATCACCTACTCGGGCACCGGTTCGTTTGCCGATGCGAGTCAGCCAGGCTGGTTCGACCGTTTCTTCCTCAGCCCGCTGTTCCCTTTCTAG
- a CDS encoding flagellar basal body P-ring protein FlgI, whose translation MLNFKHLMVTALMLSAAFNAQAERLKDIASISGVRSNQLIGYGLVVGLNGTGDQTTQTPFTLQTFNNMLSQFGIKVPPGSGNVQLKNVAAVSISADLPAFAKPGQQVDITVSSIGNSKSLRGGTLLLTPLKGIDGNVYAVAQGNLVVGGFDAEGRDGSKITVNVPSAGRIPGGASVERAVPSGFNQGNSLTLNLNRSDFTTAKRIVDKINDLLGPGVAQAIDGGSIRVTAPLDPSQRVDYLSILENLEVDPGQAVAKVIINSRTGTIVIGQNVKVSPAAVTHGSLTVTITEDPIVSQPGPLSNGTTAVVPRSKVNAQQEAKPMFKFGPGTTLDEIVRAVNQVGAAPGDLMAILEALKQAGALQADLIVI comes from the coding sequence ATGTTGAACTTCAAACACCTGATGGTGACCGCCTTGATGCTGTCCGCCGCGTTCAACGCGCAGGCCGAGCGCCTGAAGGACATCGCCAGCATTTCCGGCGTGCGTTCCAACCAATTGATCGGTTACGGCCTGGTGGTCGGGCTTAACGGCACCGGCGACCAGACGACGCAGACCCCGTTCACCCTGCAGACCTTCAACAACATGCTCTCGCAGTTCGGCATCAAGGTGCCGCCGGGTTCGGGCAACGTGCAGTTGAAGAACGTCGCGGCGGTGTCGATCAGTGCTGATTTGCCGGCGTTCGCCAAGCCGGGTCAGCAGGTCGACATCACCGTTTCGTCCATCGGCAACTCCAAGAGTTTGCGCGGCGGCACCTTGCTGCTGACGCCACTCAAGGGTATCGATGGCAACGTGTATGCGGTGGCCCAGGGCAACCTGGTGGTCGGTGGTTTCGATGCAGAAGGGCGAGACGGCTCGAAGATCACCGTCAACGTTCCGTCGGCCGGTCGCATCCCCGGCGGTGCGTCGGTGGAGCGTGCAGTACCGAGCGGTTTCAATCAGGGCAACAGCCTGACGCTGAACCTCAACCGTTCTGACTTCACCACCGCCAAACGCATCGTCGACAAGATCAACGACTTGCTTGGCCCTGGCGTGGCCCAGGCCATCGACGGCGGTTCGATTCGCGTCACCGCGCCGCTCGATCCGAGCCAGCGCGTCGACTACCTGTCGATCCTGGAAAACCTTGAGGTCGATCCGGGCCAGGCGGTGGCGAAAGTCATCATCAACTCCCGTACCGGCACCATCGTGATCGGCCAGAACGTCAAGGTTTCCCCGGCTGCCGTGACCCACGGCAGCCTGACCGTGACCATTACCGAAGACCCGATCGTCAGTCAGCCCGGCCCTCTGTCCAATGGCACGACGGCGGTGGTGCCGCGTTCGAAGGTCAATGCCCAGCAGGAAGCCAAGCCGATGTTCAAGTTCGGCCCTGGCACCACCCTCGACGAAATCGTGCGGGCGGTGAACCAGGTCGGCGCGGCACCGGGTGACTTGATGGCGATCCTCGAAGCGCTGAAGCAGGCTGGTGCCCTGCAAGCCGATCTGATCGTGATCTGA
- the flgJ gene encoding flagellar assembly peptidoglycan hydrolase FlgJ, with protein sequence MDMRKSGLVSSSDSGSYSDLNRLNQLKVGDKNSDGNMRKVAQEFESLFIGEMLKSMRSATDALGQDNPMNTPAVKQYQEMYDQQLAVSMSREGGGIGLADVLMRQMSKNKPMAPGEAAAASLAKQEAAKAAVQTPVAAGTVALNGPLSRVNGQRPLWASRSVHAPQEAGESAHRNDMALINQRRLALPPKLADRLLAGLVPSATTAAATVNATQLPQRTTSTGTGPLYNGDWLTNAQQASSGGMQIYGRAMAQIPLAPAKKAFSSADQFINTMLPMAREAAARIGVDPRYLVAQAALETGWGKSVMRAQDGSSSHNLFGIKAGNSWQGNSARAITSEFRNGQMVKETAEFRSYDSYKDSFHDLVTLLQTNNRYQDVVKSADNPEQFVRELQKAGYATDPDYASKISQIAKQMTSYQNYAAAGVSTTPL encoded by the coding sequence GTGGATATGCGCAAGAGCGGTCTGGTCAGCAGTAGCGATTCGGGCTCCTATTCGGACCTCAATCGTCTGAATCAGCTCAAGGTCGGCGACAAGAACAGCGACGGCAACATGCGCAAGGTGGCGCAGGAGTTCGAGTCGCTGTTCATCGGTGAGATGCTCAAGTCCATGCGCTCGGCAACCGATGCGCTGGGGCAGGACAATCCGATGAACACCCCGGCGGTCAAGCAGTACCAGGAAATGTACGACCAGCAACTGGCGGTTTCCATGTCCCGCGAAGGCGGCGGTATTGGTCTGGCCGACGTGCTGATGCGCCAGATGTCGAAGAACAAACCGATGGCTCCGGGCGAGGCCGCCGCTGCATCGCTGGCCAAGCAAGAGGCCGCCAAGGCGGCCGTGCAAACACCGGTGGCAGCGGGCACGGTTGCGCTCAACGGGCCGTTGTCGCGGGTCAACGGCCAGCGTCCGTTGTGGGCCTCGCGCTCGGTTCATGCGCCGCAGGAGGCAGGCGAGAGTGCTCATCGCAATGACATGGCGCTGATCAATCAGCGGCGCCTGGCGTTGCCGCCGAAACTGGCCGACCGTTTGCTGGCGGGGCTGGTACCTTCGGCGACGACCGCCGCTGCAACAGTCAACGCAACTCAATTGCCGCAGCGTACGACCAGCACCGGTACCGGTCCGTTGTACAACGGCGACTGGCTGACCAACGCGCAACAAGCCTCCAGTGGCGGCATGCAGATTTACGGTCGCGCCATGGCACAGATTCCTCTGGCGCCGGCGAAGAAAGCCTTCAGTTCCGCCGACCAGTTCATCAACACCATGTTGCCGATGGCCAGGGAAGCGGCGGCCCGGATTGGTGTCGATCCACGTTACCTGGTGGCCCAGGCGGCCCTGGAAACAGGCTGGGGCAAGTCGGTCATGCGTGCTCAGGACGGCAGCAGCAGCCACAACCTGTTCGGCATCAAGGCCGGCAATAGTTGGCAGGGCAACTCGGCGCGGGCGATCACCAGCGAATTCCGCAATGGGCAGATGGTCAAGGAGACGGCCGAGTTCCGTTCCTACGATTCCTACAAGGACAGTTTCCATGACCTTGTGACTTTGCTGCAGACCAATAATCGCTATCAAGATGTCGTGAAGTCGGCCGATAACCCAGAACAGTTTGTACGCGAGTTGCAGAAGGCCGGTTACGCAACCGACCCGGACTACGCAAGCAAGATTTCGCAGATAGCCAAGCAGATGACGAGTTACCAGAACTACGCTGCGGCGGGCGTTTCCACCACGCCTTTATAG
- the flgK gene encoding flagellar hook-associated protein FlgK, whose amino-acid sequence MSLLNIGMSGLSAGHNSLVTTGNNIANVDTAGYSRQQSVQSTKGSIQYGNVFIGTGTTLADVRRVYNSYLDSQLRTATSLDSEAASYNAQATPLDATLSDTNTGLTGVLQKFFTSMQGVSTSATDDTSRQSVLTGAQALSARFNSIAKQLNDQNTNLNGSLGDMADQVNKLSTTIATLNQKISELSTGTNQPNDLLDSRNEAVRQLSELVGTQVVERGNSYDVYIGSGQPLVVGNTTNTLQTVPGKDDPSRMALQLNRGSSTIDVTSVVSGGEIGGLLTYRKEVLDPSLNELGRVALVVADQINSQQAQGIDKNGDFGAAIFNNINSAALVSQRSIAAAGNSAGSGNLDVTIKDTGKLTASDYQVTFTSATDYTVKRSDGTDMGAFSTTTTPAPVIDGFSLNLNGGALSAGDSFKVTPTRGAAAGIQTVLSDPKKIAAAAPLTGVTNANNTGTYTQPTLTSTIDIYNPAAQAEMQTALKHSTPVKLVFGAASGGSQSYNMVDAKGNSIGTGTIVPGQSNTLNLKVGMVDASGAPVMDTSVTPAVQKTFTVQTTVGATPASGESFTINLTGAASSDNRNAQALVGLQTRQTVDTGTASKGISLTDAYNKLVTNVGAKAAQGKSDSEATTAILDNAKGARDSNSGVDLDEETGNLVKYQQYYTASSQIIKAAQEIFTTLINSL is encoded by the coding sequence ATGAGTTTGCTCAATATCGGGATGTCGGGGCTCAGTGCTGGCCATAACTCGTTGGTGACGACCGGCAACAACATTGCCAACGTCGACACCGCCGGGTACTCGCGCCAGCAGTCTGTGCAGAGCACCAAAGGCTCGATTCAGTACGGCAACGTGTTCATCGGTACCGGCACGACGCTGGCCGATGTGCGTCGCGTGTATAACTCGTATCTCGATTCGCAGCTGCGTACCGCTACCTCGCTCGACAGCGAAGCCGCGTCGTACAACGCACAGGCCACGCCGCTGGACGCCACGCTTTCCGATACCAACACCGGGCTGACCGGTGTGCTGCAAAAGTTCTTCACTTCGATGCAAGGCGTTTCGACCTCGGCCACCGACGACACGTCCCGCCAGTCGGTGCTGACCGGTGCCCAGGCCCTGTCCGCTCGCTTCAATTCGATCGCCAAGCAGTTGAACGATCAGAACACCAACCTGAACGGCAGCCTGGGCGACATGGCGGATCAGGTGAACAAACTGTCCACCACGATTGCCACGCTCAACCAAAAAATTTCCGAGCTCTCCACCGGCACCAACCAACCAAACGACCTGCTGGACTCGCGCAACGAAGCCGTGCGCCAACTGTCCGAACTGGTCGGTACCCAGGTGGTCGAGCGTGGCAACAGCTACGACGTCTACATAGGCAGCGGCCAGCCCCTGGTGGTCGGCAACACCACCAATACGCTGCAAACCGTACCGGGCAAGGATGATCCATCGCGCATGGCGCTGCAGCTCAACCGTGGCTCCAGCACCATCGACGTGACCTCGGTGGTCAGCGGCGGTGAAATCGGTGGCCTGCTGACTTACCGCAAGGAAGTGCTCGACCCATCGCTCAATGAACTGGGGCGCGTAGCCCTGGTGGTGGCCGACCAGATCAACAGCCAGCAGGCGCAGGGCATCGACAAGAACGGTGATTTCGGCGCAGCGATCTTCAACAACATCAACAGTGCCGCCCTGGTCAGTCAGCGCAGCATTGCGGCGGCTGGCAACAGTGCCGGCTCCGGCAACCTCGATGTCACCATCAAGGACACCGGCAAGCTGACCGCCAGCGACTATCAGGTGACGTTCACCAGCGCGACCGACTACACCGTCAAACGCTCGGACGGCACCGACATGGGCGCGTTCAGCACCACGACCACCCCGGCTCCGGTGATCGACGGCTTCAGCCTGAACCTCAACGGCGGTGCACTGAGCGCCGGCGACTCGTTCAAGGTGACGCCGACCCGTGGCGCGGCGGCCGGTATCCAGACCGTGCTCAGCGACCCGAAAAAAATCGCCGCGGCAGCACCGCTGACCGGCGTGACCAATGCCAACAACACCGGCACCTACACCCAGCCGACGCTGACCAGCACCATCGATATCTACAACCCGGCGGCCCAGGCAGAAATGCAGACCGCGCTCAAGCACTCGACGCCGGTCAAGCTGGTGTTCGGCGCGGCCAGCGGCGGTAGCCAGAGCTACAACATGGTCGATGCCAAGGGCAATTCGATCGGCACCGGCACCATCGTTCCCGGCCAGAGCAACACCCTGAACCTGAAAGTGGGCATGGTCGATGCCAGCGGTGCTCCGGTCATGGACACCAGCGTCACCCCGGCCGTGCAGAAGACGTTCACCGTGCAGACCACTGTCGGCGCCACGCCCGCCAGCGGCGAAAGCTTCACCATCAACCTGACCGGCGCGGCGTCTTCGGACAACCGCAACGCCCAGGCGCTGGTGGGGCTGCAAACCAGACAGACCGTAGACACCGGCACGGCGAGCAAGGGCATCAGCCTGACCGATGCCTACAACAAGCTGGTGACCAACGTCGGCGCCAAGGCTGCCCAGGGCAAGTCCGACAGCGAGGCCACCACGGCGATCCTGGACAACGCCAAAGGGGCGCGGGATTCGAACTCCGGGGTCGACCTGGATGAAGAAACCGGCAACCTGGTCAAGTACCAGCAGTACTACACCGCGTCTTCGCAGATCATCAAGGCTGCGCAGGAAATTTTCACCACGCTGATCAACAGCCTTTAA